The genomic stretch CTGCGAGCATCTGGGCATTCCGCTGGGACAGGCCGATTTGCGCCAGTTCTCCGACGGCGAGATTTACGTGCAGATTCAGGAGAACGTGCGCGGCGGCGACGTATTCGTCATTCAACCGACATGCAAGCCGGTGGCGCACAACCTGATGCAGTTGTTGCTGATGATGGACGCGCTGAAGCGCGCTTCGGCGCGGCGCATCACTGCGGTGATTCCCTATTTCGGCTATGCCCGCCAGGATCGCAAGGACAAGCCGAGAGTCCCGATCAGCTCAAAGCTCGTTGCCGACCTCCTGACCACGGCCGGCGCAGATCGCGCGCTGGTGGTTGACCTGCACGCGCCGCAGATCCAGGGGTTCTTCAACATCCCTGTGGATCACCTGTTTGCCTCGCCGGTGCTGGTGGATCACTTCCGCAAGATGAACTTGCCGGATTTAACCGTGGTTTCGCCGGACGCGGGTGGCGTGGAACGCGCCCGGTTCTTTGCCAAGAAGATGGAGTCGGCTCTGGCCATCGTCGATAAGCGCCGTACTGATATGAATGTGGCGGAAGTGATGCACGTCATCGGCGACGTCGACGGCCGCACCTGCCTCATCCTCGACGACATCATCGATACCGCCGGGACGTTAGTGAAAACGGTTAATGCGCTCTACAACAACGGCGCGCGGGCGGTGTACGCTTGCGCTTCTCATCCCGTCTTGTCGGGCGAGGCCATCAACAGGATTTCCGAGTCAGGGTTGAAAGAAGTTGTTGTGACCAACACGATTCCGCTGACCGAGGCGGGAAGGAACGAGCCGAAGATTCGCGTGCTCAGCATTGCTGGACTGATTGCGCGAGCGATTCAGTCTATTCACGAGGAGTCGTCGGTCAGCAAGCTGTTTCTGTAAAGCCCCGCCCTGTCGATCCGCGACAACGGTGGGGAACCAAGATTGGAGAGGTAAAGGACAGAGTTATGGCAACTGCAAGCAACACAGTAGAAGCGAAGCCGCGCCAGGCGGGAGACAAGAACGCGGCGCGTCGCCTGCGCACAACCGGCATGGTCCCGGCGGTGCTTTATGGAGCCGGAAAACAGCCGCACGCGATCAGCGTCGACCCGAAGGTCATCGGACGAATTCTGAGTTCCGACAGCGGACACAATACGATTTTCGACGTGACCCTGGATGGCGAGAACGCCAAGGCGATGATCGTCGACTGGCAGTCGGATCCGATTAAGGGTCATCTCCTGCACGTCGACCTGAAGCGCATTGCGATGGACAAGACGTTGCGGGTCACGGTGCCGATCGAAATTGTCGGCGAAGCCCCGGGTGTCAAGACCGAAGGCGGAATTCTCGACGTGGTTCTGCGCGAAGTCGAAGTCGAGTGCCTGCCTTCGGAAATTCCCAGCCACATCAAGGTCGATGTCAGCGAGTTGCACTTCGGCGTGAACATCCGCGTCGCCGACCTGAAGGCTGAAGGCAAGGTTAAGTTCCTCAACGACCCGAACATCACCGTGGTGCACATCACGCACGTGAAGGAAGAGGTTGCTCCGACTCCGGAGGCTGCTGCCGAAGCTGCTGCCGCTCCCGCCGAGCCCGAGGTTATCAAGAAGGGCAAGCAGGAGACCGAGGAAGGTGCTGCCCCGGCCGAGGGCAAAGGCGCGGAGAAGCCGAAGAAGGAGAAGTAAGTTCTGTCCGGAACGGCGCCCGGAGGTTGGTTCACGAGGAACTGCGATAGGTGAAGCTGATTGTCGGTCTTGGAAATCCCGGAATCGAGTATCAGTTCACGCCGCATAACCTTGGATTCCTGGCGATCGAAGAAATCGCCGAGCGGAGTGGAGCGAGGGTAAGCAACCGGTTCTGCCGAGCGCTTACGGCTCGCACCTCGCTGGAGGGGCAGGAAGTGGTCCTGGCTAAGCCGGAGACCTACATGAACCTGAGCGGGGTTTCGGTTCGCGAACTGGTTGAGAAGCTGGAAATCGCGCCCGAAAAGGACCTGATTATTTTGTACGACGAGCTCGATCTTCCTTTCGGCACGTTGCGAATTCGGGAGCGCGGGCGGTCGGCAGGCCATAACGGAATGGAGTCGATCATCGGCTCCTTGGGCACGCAGGAGTTTGTAAGGGTCCGGTTGGGAGTTGGGCCCGGGCATCCGCTGAGCGATGGAGCGAGTTACTTGCTGGCTCCCATGAAAAAGTCGCGATTAGCGGAGGCGGTTCCGATGATCGAAACGGCGGCAGACGCGATCGGCGTGATTCTGAAAGAGGGTGCCTCGGTCGCGATGAACCGGTTCAACCGGAAGCCGGAAGACGAAAGTCAAAAGTCATAAGTCGAAAGTCGTTTGGTGCAGGTTGGCTCTTAGCTTTCGACCAGGGAACGGAATTAGGAAGTTGTGGTTACACATCGGCTGACGTCGAATGTGCCCACGAAAAAGATTGGGAGAATGCACATGCAGCGTACTTATGAAGTGATGTTCATCGTTCGTCCGGATCTGGCGGAAGAGGACATGGACAAACTGATTTCGAATTTGGAGTCGAACGTTACCGGCGCGGGTGGCACGGTTAAGAGCACGGAGAAGATGGGCAAGCGCCGCTTGGCCTATATCGTCCGCAAGTTCCAGGACGGCTTCTACATCCTCATGACGCTCGAGGGTTCTGGCGAGATGGTGAAGGAGATTGAACGTCGTCTGCGCGTCACCGAGCAGGTGATCAAGTTCATGAGCGTTCGCACCGACGTCGAGGACAAGCGTCTCGCGAAGATCAAGAAGCATCGCGACTCGCGTGTGAAAGGCCAGGGACGCCAGGCTCAGGAAGCGGCCGCCGCACAGGCTGCCGCCGAGGCCGGTTCCGAGCCAACAACGGCCACGGTTTAGTTCAAAAACTTTTCCGTGCCCCACGTCTGTCGAGTTAGCAGACGTGGGTTTTACCAAGAGTTCTGAAGGAGAGTTATGGCAGACGAGACCAATACCCAGGCAGCTTCGGCGGGAGAAACCGCCGCGCCGACTGAAGGCCAGCAGCAACAGCAACGTACGGAACGTCCCGGTGGTGGACCGCGTGGACCACGTCCAGGTGGACGTCCCGGTGGCCGCGAAGGTGGCCGCAAGTTTTTCCGGCGCAAGAAAGTGTGCAAGTTCTGCACCGAGAAGATCGACAACATCAACTACAAGGACGTTCGCCTGCTCGGGCAGTTCGTGGCCGAGAGCGGCAAAATCGTTCCGCGGCGACTGACGGGCGTGTGCACGCCGCACCAGCGCCGCCTTTCCGACGCGATCAAGCAGGCGCGCAACATCGCCCTGCTTCCGTTCGCTTCGAACCGGTAGGGTTAAAGGCCATCTCCGTCCGTATCCGTGCCCCACATCTGCCGCAGTTAGCAGATGTGGGTCAGCAGAAGTGGGCAGATGGCAACGAGCGCGATTCGCGCCGGAACAAAATTTGAGGGAGTGATCGCAATGGAAGTCATTCTGAAAGAAGATGTTGCCAAGCTGGGCAATCGCGGCGACGTGGTGAAAGTTGCCGAGGGCTACGGGCGCAACTACCTGCTGCCCAAAAAGCTCGCCATCGAAGCCAGCGCGGCGAACAAGGCCGTGATCGAGCAGATGAAGGCTTCGGCCGTGCGCCGCGCCGTACGTGAGAAGTCGGATGCCGAAGCACTGGCTAAGCAGTTCGAGGGCGTGAGCCTGCATTTCACGCGTCGCGCCGGAGAGAACGATCAGCTGTTCGGTTCCGTGACCTCGTCCGACGTCGCGCACGAACTGGAAACGCGCGGCTTCAACGTCGATCGCCGCAAGATCGAGATCGACCACCCGATGAAGAACGTCGGCGAGTACACCATTCACATCAAGCTGCATCGTGACGTCTCGGTGCCAGTGAAGGTGACGGTGACGAAGGAAGCAGAAGAGCAGCCAGCGACCGCGTAAGGCGATCGGAAGAACAAGAATCAAGCCGCATCTCACAGCAGAGGTGCGGCTCTTCTTTGCACACCTTTCATTCAGTTCCATGGTGGCTGGCGAGGTGCCGCTTCAGTCAATGCACACTTCTTAAGGCAGAAAATCTCAATTTTTGTCTCCCTCAATCGATCCACCCCCCTAACACTCTGAAAAGACGTACGTTCGCAGGACGCAATTTTCTTTCCACCCTCTATAATGTCCGCTAACGAACACCGCACTGTCTCGTCCATATCCTTACAAGCGCAGTGATTGAGGCTTGTACTTAGGTCCAGGGTGAGCAGAGATGCCGGCCCGGTTGGTGGCAGTCCCGATACCGCAGAACGCAGGAGCCGTTCGCATGATGGGACAGCGCGGTTTCGAAATCACTTCCCGCAGGGGAGCTATGGTGGGGCAGAGCCCAAGCCGCATCAACGATGCCGAGCTGATCCGCGGAGCGCAACGCGGTGACCGACGTGCCTTCGAAGAACTCGTCCGTCAGTATGACCACGCGGTTCTCCGATTGGCCTTGCATCTGACCGGTTCCGAGCAGGACGCGCGCGACATCTACCAGGACGCGTTCCTCAAGGCGTATCGAAACCTCGGCAGCTTCCGCTTCGAGTGTTCGTTCTACACCTGGATCTACCGGATCGTCACCAACCTCTGCCTCGATCATCTCCGCAAGCGCCAGGTGCGCAAGGAAGATGCGCCCGTCGTAACCGACTCCTCCGGTGAAGAGTACAGCATCATCGACCAGGTCGCGGACGACCGGTCGGGAGCGAGTCCGGAGCGGGACCTGATGCGGCGCGAGTTGGGAGCGCGGATCGCGCGGGCGCTGACAAGATTGACTCCGCGAGAGCGCATGGTTTTCGAGATGAAGCATTACCAGGGGCTGAAGCTGAGAACCATCGGTGAGGCCCTGAATACGACAGAAGAAACCGCCAAGAACACGTTGTTCCGCGCCACCCAGAAATTGCGGTCAGCGCTGGCGGATATGCGGTGAAGAATGGGGGCATCAACCCCCGAGGTAAGACGATGAACTGCGATTGGGTTCGAGAAAACATCACGCTGTACGTTTACGACGAGCTGCCCGACGATGCGCGGCACGAACTGGAGCAGCACATCAATCGCTGCCCCGGATGCACTTCGGAGCTGCGCTCCATGCGCGACTTCAAGGAAGTTGCCAGCGAAGTGCCGCAGCTCGAAGTCACGCCGAACCTGCTGGCCTCTGCGCGCATGGACCTGCAGGAGGCGCTCGAAGGAGTCGAGCAGGTTCACGGCTGGCGCCGCATCTTATTCGACCCCTTTGCCTGGCTGCGCCAGGTGCAATTCTCGCCCGCACTCGCAACGGTCATCTTCATTATTGGTTTCGGCGGCGGCCTGCTGACCATGTATCGCATGGGGATTCACCACACGGACATCGCGGACAACCAGAAGCCACTCCAAACCGCGAACGCCTCCATCTCCAACATCGTTGATATCAATCGCGATCCCAATGGCCAGGTGCAGATCCAGTACAACCAGATGCTGCCTGCAAAAGCGGAGGGCTCTCTCGACGACGCCAAGATCCAGGACCTGCTGCTCATCGCCGCTCGCGACAACGTCAATCCCGGCGTCCGCATGGACTCGATCGACCTTCTCTCCAAAATGAAGGATGACGGGCGAATTCGCGAGGCGCTCATCTTCGCGCTGCGCTATGACACCAATCCCGGCGTGCGCCTGAAGGCGCTGGAAGCGATTGGGCCACAGGTTAAAAGTGACATTCGGGTTCGGAACGCGGTGCTGGAAGCGCTTCTGAACGACAACAATCCCGGCGTGCGCGCCGGTGCGCTGAGAGCACTGGAGGCGGTGAAAGTTGATACCAGCGTTCGCGCGGCGCTCCAGCAATTGTCGAAGGACGATCCGAACCAGTACATCCGTACCGAATCGCGGCGGCTGCTGGGAACGTTGCCGCGATTCGACTAAGAGTTTTGTTAGCTGCTCCACCCTGTCGCTTCAGGACAAGGGTGGGCACAGGAGGCAGAGAAGTGAAAAACGAACCACACACTGAGAGCCCACGCCGTGGGCGGACGCGCCGGGCAGCGCGGTATGTGTATACCGTAGTTATGCTGCTGTGCGCTCTTCCGCTCATAGCGCAGGTCGGGAGTGGTGCCGGCGAAGGCACGCGCTTCTACCGTGACGGGCGTTCATGGGTGGAGGAGACCAGCGGTACGATGACACCCGCGCGGAACCTGAAAGTATCGACCGATTGCGGGAACATCCACGTGCAGGGCGGCGGAGCGCAGACGATCCGATATGTCATCAAAAAGCGTTCTTATGTGAGCTCCGAGGCCGACGCACGCAAGCAATTCGAGCGATACCGTATCACCGCAACGCGAAACTCCGACACCGCCGTAATCGAGGGCCGCTGGACAAACGGCCGATCGGAACGCTTCAGCACCGATATCACTGTCGAAGTGCCACGCGATATGACGCTGGTTCACCTCGATACGCGCGGCGGCAACCTGGGTGTGAACGGAACGACCGCGCGCGTGGAACTCGATACCCAGGGCGGCAACGTCGTTGTGGATGATGTCGGTTCCGTACGGGTCAACACGCAGGGCGGCAACGTCACCGCTGACATGGTGCACGGAGATACGCAGATCAACAGTGGCGGCGGCAACATCCGCATCGGCGACAGCCAGGGCAAAGGCGAAATCAATACCGCCGGCGGCAACGTTACCGTGAAGAACCTGGCGTGGGGTTCGATACAGACCGGCGGCGGCAGCATCCAGGTCGGCCAGAGCCGCGGCGACCTCACGGCCGAAACCGGTGGCGGCAGCATCGATGTCAATGAGGTCCAGGGCACGGCGAAGCTCCAGACCGGCGGCGGCAACATTCGTCTGGGTTCGGCTCGCGGGCACGTCATGGCTTCCACTGGCGGCGGCAGCATAGAGATGTGGAAGCTGTACCAGGGCGCGCAGGCACAGACAGGCGCAGGCGCCATCACCGCGGAATTCCTCGGCGGCAAGGGCGCCTCTTCCAGCTCTGTACTACGAACCGCCGCAGGCGACGTGATTGTCTATGTCGGCAGCGGCGTACCGTGTACCATCCACGCTTCGGCTGAAATGGCCTCCGGACAAGGCATTCGCTCCGAGTTCTCGGATATCAAGATCACCAGCGAGGGCGGCACGTACGGACCACGGTCGGTGAGCGCGGAGGGCGCCATCAACGGTGGCGGCACACCCATCAAGATTCGAACCACAATCGGGCAGATTGACATACGAAAGGCGAGGTAGGGAGGGAACAATGAAGAAAGGACTGATTGCAGGGTGCCTACTGGTCCTGATGTCTGGCGTTCCGGCAGTCTTCGCCGCCGATAACAACTGCCCAGCGGATCCGCAGTTCCCCGGGGAGTATCAGGAGCACAAGAGCAAGACCTCTTATCTGGGGGTCGAGGTCAACGACGTGGACGCGGACAGGGCGAAGGCGCTGAGCCTGAAAGAAGAGACCGGTGTCGAGGTGCTTGGGGTCGACCAGGACGCTCCTGCCGGTAAAGCGGGGATCAAAGAGCACGATGTCATTCTCGCGGTGAACGGCACCAAGATCGAGAGTGAAGAGGAATTGCGGCGAGTCATCCGCGAAACGCCGCCGGGAAGAACCATCGATCTCCTGGTCAGCC from Terriglobia bacterium encodes the following:
- the rplI gene encoding 50S ribosomal protein L9 — translated: MEVILKEDVAKLGNRGDVVKVAEGYGRNYLLPKKLAIEASAANKAVIEQMKASAVRRAVREKSDAEALAKQFEGVSLHFTRRAGENDQLFGSVTSSDVAHELETRGFNVDRRKIEIDHPMKNVGEYTIHIKLHRDVSVPVKVTVTKEAEEQPATA
- a CDS encoding sigma-70 family RNA polymerase sigma factor, giving the protein MVGQSPSRINDAELIRGAQRGDRRAFEELVRQYDHAVLRLALHLTGSEQDARDIYQDAFLKAYRNLGSFRFECSFYTWIYRIVTNLCLDHLRKRQVRKEDAPVVTDSSGEEYSIIDQVADDRSGASPERDLMRRELGARIARALTRLTPRERMVFEMKHYQGLKLRTIGEALNTTEETAKNTLFRATQKLRSALADMR
- a CDS encoding ribose-phosphate pyrophosphokinase — encoded protein: MGTVTAEKKAPETKTAPKPVRARQDDKFKVFSGTSNPDLAREVCEHLGIPLGQADLRQFSDGEIYVQIQENVRGGDVFVIQPTCKPVAHNLMQLLLMMDALKRASARRITAVIPYFGYARQDRKDKPRVPISSKLVADLLTTAGADRALVVDLHAPQIQGFFNIPVDHLFASPVLVDHFRKMNLPDLTVVSPDAGGVERARFFAKKMESALAIVDKRRTDMNVAEVMHVIGDVDGRTCLILDDIIDTAGTLVKTVNALYNNGARAVYACASHPVLSGEAINRISESGLKEVVVTNTIPLTEAGRNEPKIRVLSIAGLIARAIQSIHEESSVSKLFL
- the pth gene encoding aminoacyl-tRNA hydrolase codes for the protein MKLIVGLGNPGIEYQFTPHNLGFLAIEEIAERSGARVSNRFCRALTARTSLEGQEVVLAKPETYMNLSGVSVRELVEKLEIAPEKDLIILYDELDLPFGTLRIRERGRSAGHNGMESIIGSLGTQEFVRVRLGVGPGHPLSDGASYLLAPMKKSRLAEAVPMIETAADAIGVILKEGASVAMNRFNRKPEDESQKS
- a CDS encoding 50S ribosomal protein L25, with the protein product MATASNTVEAKPRQAGDKNAARRLRTTGMVPAVLYGAGKQPHAISVDPKVIGRILSSDSGHNTIFDVTLDGENAKAMIVDWQSDPIKGHLLHVDLKRIAMDKTLRVTVPIEIVGEAPGVKTEGGILDVVLREVEVECLPSEIPSHIKVDVSELHFGVNIRVADLKAEGKVKFLNDPNITVVHITHVKEEVAPTPEAAAEAAAAPAEPEVIKKGKQETEEGAAPAEGKGAEKPKKEK
- a CDS encoding HEAT repeat domain-containing protein, with the translated sequence MKNGGINPRGKTMNCDWVRENITLYVYDELPDDARHELEQHINRCPGCTSELRSMRDFKEVASEVPQLEVTPNLLASARMDLQEALEGVEQVHGWRRILFDPFAWLRQVQFSPALATVIFIIGFGGGLLTMYRMGIHHTDIADNQKPLQTANASISNIVDINRDPNGQVQIQYNQMLPAKAEGSLDDAKIQDLLLIAARDNVNPGVRMDSIDLLSKMKDDGRIREALIFALRYDTNPGVRLKALEAIGPQVKSDIRVRNAVLEALLNDNNPGVRAGALRALEAVKVDTSVRAALQQLSKDDPNQYIRTESRRLLGTLPRFD
- the rpsF gene encoding 30S ribosomal protein S6, translating into MQRTYEVMFIVRPDLAEEDMDKLISNLESNVTGAGGTVKSTEKMGKRRLAYIVRKFQDGFYILMTLEGSGEMVKEIERRLRVTEQVIKFMSVRTDVEDKRLAKIKKHRDSRVKGQGRQAQEAAAAQAAAEAGSEPTTATV
- the rpsR gene encoding 30S ribosomal protein S18; its protein translation is MADETNTQAASAGETAAPTEGQQQQQRTERPGGGPRGPRPGGRPGGREGGRKFFRRKKVCKFCTEKIDNINYKDVRLLGQFVAESGKIVPRRLTGVCTPHQRRLSDAIKQARNIALLPFASNR